From Salvia splendens isolate huo1 chromosome 16, SspV2, whole genome shotgun sequence, a single genomic window includes:
- the LOC121772620 gene encoding UDP-glucosyltransferase 29-like — MDAKQSDLRLRVLMFPWLAHGHVFPFLELAKGLAKKHLRVYFCSTAINLDSVKNSLNNDDDIPIELVELPLPSIPDLPPHYHTTKNIPPHLMPTLFKAFQMSAPAFSDIIANLKPDLLIFDVMQPWAAKAAASQGVPPVYFATSGATTFALAHHSYTHKNWDCFPHQAISLRDYEKKRMGDAGKTIQIADAGEGFVFGVFDLSNDIVLMKTCRALEGKYVDYLSTNCGRKIVTTGPLITFADNQETGGSEIMEWLGEREDGSTLYISFGSENYLSREQMREIAIGLEISGVNFIWVAREPAGSEVSLEDAVPEGFLERAKQRGLVVRGWAPQAAILAHPAVGGFMSHCGWSSITESLYFGVPVVAMPLKLDQPINARLVVEAGVGVEVARDEEGGLDGNGVAEAVKEVLVEEGKERLRSRAREMSEEVKMEGDEAFGEIARELTKVCARK, encoded by the coding sequence ATGGATGCAAAGCAAAGTGATTTGAGATTGAGAGTATTGATGTTCCCATGGTTGGCTCATGGCcatgttttcccctttcttgaACTAGCAAAGGGCCTAGCCAAGAAACACCTCCGTGTCTACTTCTGCTCCACGGCCATCAACCTCGACTCCGTAAAAAACAGTCTCAACAACGACGATGATATCCCGATCGAGCTAGTCGAACTCCCTCTCCCATCCATCCCTGACCTCCCTCCACACTACCACACTACCAAGAACATCCCACCCCACCTCATGCCCACCCTCTTCAAGGCCTTCCAGATGTCAGCCCCGGCCTTCTCCGACATCATCGCCAACCTCAAACCCGACTTGCTCATCTTCGACGTCATGCAGCCATGGGCAGCCAAGGCCGCCGCTTCACAGGGCGTCCCCCCAGTCTACTTTGCCACGTCAGGCGCCACGACGTTCGCATTAGCCCATCACTCCTACACACACAAGAATTGGGACTGTTTCCCTCACCAGGCAATAAGTCTTAGAGATTATGAGAAGAAGAGAATGGGAGATGCTGGTAAAACCATTCAAATAGCAGATGCAGGGGAAGGCTTTGTCTTTGGGGTCTTCGACCTATCAAACGACATCGTCTTGATGAAAACATGCCGCGCTTTAGAGGGGAAGTATGTAGATTATCTCTCCACCAACTGTGGGAGAAAGATTGTGACAACTGGTCCACTGATCACATTCGCTGACAATCAAGAAACTGGTGGCTCAGAGATCATGGAGTGGCTTGGTGAAAGAGAGGATGGCTCAACTCTTTACATATCATTTGGGAGTGAGAATTATCTGTCAAGGGAGCAAATGAGGGAGATAGCAATAGGTTTGGAGATAAGTGGTGTCAACTTCATATGGGTTGCTAGGGAGCCTGCTGGGAGTGAGGTCTCCTTAGAAGATGCAGTACCTGAAGGCTTCCTCGAAAGGGCTAAGCAGAGAGGGCTGGTGGTCCGGGGGTGGGCTCCACAGGCGGCAATTCTGGCGCATCCGGCTGTGGGCGGATTCATGAGCCACTGTGGATGGAGCTCAATCACGGAGAGTTTGTATTTTGGGGTGCCGGTGGTGGCCATGCCTCTGAAGCTCGATCAGCCGATTAACGCTAGGCTCGTGGTGGAGGCTGGCGTAGGCGTGGAGGTGGCGAGGGACGAGGAAGGGGGGCTCGATGGGAACGGAGTGGCGGAGGCTGTGAAGGAGGTGCTTGTGGAGGAGGGTAAGGAGAGGTTGAGGAGTAGAGCGAGAGAAATGAGTGAGGAGGTGAAAATGGAGGGAGATGAAGCATTTGGTGAAATTGCACGAGAGCTGACAAAAGTTTGTGCTAGGAAATGA